GATCTACGACGAGATCGTGCACCTGGTGGCCGAGCGGGCGCCGCAGCGGGAGAAGTCGCTGCAGCAGATCACCGAGCTGATCGAGGCCGACCTCAAGGCGGCCAAGATCAAGGCGACGGTGACCGGTCGACCCAAGCACTACTACTCGATCTACCAGAAGATGGTGGTCCGGGGTCGGGACTTCTCCGACATCTACGACCTGGTCGCGCTGCGCATCCTGGTCGAGGAGCCGCAGCAGTGCTACGCGGTGATGGGCATCCTGCACGCGCGGTGGCGTCCGCTGCCGGGGCGGTTCAAGGACTACATCTCGATGCCGAAGTTCAACCTGTACCAGTCGCTGCACACCACGGTGATGGGTCCGCAGGGGGCGCCGGTCGAGCTGCAGATCCGTAGCTGGGACATGCACCGCAAGGCCGAGTACGGCGTGGCGGCGCACTGGAAGTACAAGGCGCAGGCGCGGGGTCAGGGCACCATGCCCGACGACCTCAGCTGGGTGCAGAACCTGACGGAGTGGCAGCGCGAGACCGACGACCCGGGGGAGTTCCTGGAGTCGCTGCGGTTCCAGATCAACTCCTCGGAGGTGTACGCGTTCACCCCGCGCGGGGACGTCATCCCCCTGCCGCAGGGTTCGACCCCGGTGGACTTCGCCTACGCGGTGCACACCGAGGTGGGTCACCGCTGCGTCGGGGCGAAGGTGAACGGGCGGCTGGTGCCGCTGGAGTCCCCGCTGGCCAACGGCGACGTGGTGGACGTCCAGACCTCCAAGGCCGAGGACGCCGGTCCGAGCCGGGACTGGCTGGAGTTCGTGCAGAGCCCGCGGGCCCGGAACAAGATCCGGCACTGGTTCACCAGGAGCCGGCGCGAGGAGGCGATCGAGAGCGGCAAGGACCTGCTGGCGCGCCAGATGCGCCGCTCGGGTCTGCCGCTGCAGCGTCTGCTGACCCTGGACCGGCTGACTGCGGTGGCCGCGGACTTCCGGGTGGCCGACGTGGCTGGGCTGTACGCCGCGGTGGGCGAGGGCACGGTGGCCCCGCAGGCGGTGATCACCAAGCTGATCGGGACCGAGGGCGGCCAGGAGGGCGCCCTGGACGAGACCCACGAGGACCGTCCCATCCGTCCGCGCCGGCGCCAGCCGGGTGGCGGGGAGACGGGCGTGGCCGTGCACGGCGACACCGACCTGTGGGTCAAGCTGGCCAAGTGCTGCACGCCGGTGCCCGGGGACGACATCCTCGGCTTCATCACGCGTGGCTCGGGGGTGTCGGTGCACAGCACGGACTGCACCAACGCCAAGGACCTGCAGCGACAGTCCGAGCGTCTGGTGGACGTCTCCTGGGCGCCGACCGCGGCGAGCTCGTTCCTGGTGGCGATCCAGGTGGAGGCGATCGACCGCAACGGGCTGCTGTCCGACATCACCCGGTCGATCTCGGACCAGCACGTGTCGATCCACTCCGCGACGGTGAACACGACCAAGGACCGGCTGTGCAAGATCCGGCTCACCTTCGAGACGCCGGACCCCAAGCACCTGGACCACCTGGTCGGTGGCATCCGCCGGGTGCCCGGGGTCTACGACGTCTTCCGGATCAAGCAGTAGGACGCAAGGCGTCGGATCTCGGGAGCAGGTACCCGAGGGCGGCGACCCTCAGGGGATGAGGCGCTCGGCGCGGTAGCGCCGGAAGAGGTCGACGAAGGCCTGTTCGGTCCGGCGGTAGCGGAGGAACCCGGCGTCGCGGCTCTTGCCCATGTCGGTGACGACCTCCATCTCGCGGCCGAGGTCGGCGTCGGTGTGCCACCAGGAGGCGAGCCGGGTGACGTCGCTCTCGGCGAGACCGTGCGCAGCGGCGACCTCGGACCAGCGGTGCTGGTGCTCGGCCATCTGCTCCTCCAGGGGCCGCGTCCGGCCCTCGTAGCCGACGACACGGTCGGGCTCGACCCCGAGGTGGGCGGCGAGCCGGGGCCACATCCAGCGCCAGCGGAAGACGTCACCGTTGACGATGTTGAACGCCTCGTCCGCCCCGGCGGGGTCGGTGGCGGCCCACACCATCTGCTCGGCGAGGAGGCCGGCGTCGGTCATGTCGGTGAGGCCGTTCCACTGCTCCTCGCTGCCGGGGAAGACGAACGGCAGGTCGAGGTGGTTGGCCAGCGCGGCCTGGACCGCGATCGTGAGCCCCATGTTCATCGCGTTGCCCACGGCGTAGCCGATCACGGTGTGGGAGCGGTGCACCGACCAGGTGAAGCCCTGGCGGGCGGCGGCGGCGAACAGCTCGTCCTCCTGGGCGTAGTAGAAGTTGGGGGTGTCCAGGCGGGGCTCCTCCTCGTGGA
The sequence above is a segment of the Auraticoccus monumenti genome. Coding sequences within it:
- a CDS encoding RelA/SpoT family protein codes for the protein MRHRLARLGAAKQPQTAVLDPLMKAMRTAHPKADVAVVERAYRTAEHYHRGQTRKSGDAYITHPLAVTTILAELGMTEATLVAALLHDTVEDTPYTLEQLTRDFGSEVAQLVDGVTKLDKVKYGESAQAETIRKMIVAMSRDIRVLVIKLADRLHNMRTLHYLRHDKQTRIARETLEIFAPLAHRLGMNAIKWELEDLAFSVLHPKIYDEIVHLVAERAPQREKSLQQITELIEADLKAAKIKATVTGRPKHYYSIYQKMVVRGRDFSDIYDLVALRILVEEPQQCYAVMGILHARWRPLPGRFKDYISMPKFNLYQSLHTTVMGPQGAPVELQIRSWDMHRKAEYGVAAHWKYKAQARGQGTMPDDLSWVQNLTEWQRETDDPGEFLESLRFQINSSEVYAFTPRGDVIPLPQGSTPVDFAYAVHTEVGHRCVGAKVNGRLVPLESPLANGDVVDVQTSKAEDAGPSRDWLEFVQSPRARNKIRHWFTRSRREEAIESGKDLLARQMRRSGLPLQRLLTLDRLTAVAADFRVADVAGLYAAVGEGTVAPQAVITKLIGTEGGQEGALDETHEDRPIRPRRRQPGGGETGVAVHGDTDLWVKLAKCCTPVPGDDILGFITRGSGVSVHSTDCTNAKDLQRQSERLVDVSWAPTAASSFLVAIQVEAIDRNGLLSDITRSISDQHVSIHSATVNTTKDRLCKIRLTFETPDPKHLDHLVGGIRRVPGVYDVFRIKQ
- a CDS encoding SDR family oxidoreductase, which codes for MSTDDNSTPDTRRALVVGASGITGSALVDQLDRDGWEVSALSRRASSTGRVRGIAADLRDLGSLRAALAEERPTHVFFTAWQRQETEAENIAVNGAMVRDLLAALAHAPLQHVALVTGLKHYLGPFEAYAAGEMPDTPFHEEEPRLDTPNFYYAQEDELFAAAARQGFTWSVHRSHTVIGYAVGNAMNMGLTIAVQAALANHLDLPFVFPGSEEQWNGLTDMTDAGLLAEQMVWAATDPAGADEAFNIVNGDVFRWRWMWPRLAAHLGVEPDRVVGYEGRTRPLEEQMAEHQHRWSEVAAAHGLAESDVTRLASWWHTDADLGREMEVVTDMGKSRDAGFLRYRRTEQAFVDLFRRYRAERLIP